From one Suicoccus acidiformans genomic stretch:
- a CDS encoding glucose-1-phosphate adenylyltransferase encodes MKNEMTAMILAGGQGTRLGVLTKQTAKPAVPFGGKYRIIDFALSNCANSNVNNVGVVTQYQPLELNNHIGKGDAWGLNSRNGGATILQPYSSSDGEKWFKGTANAIYQNISYIDSLSPEYVLILSGDHIYKMDYSKMLDFHKENNASLTVGVIPVDYKEASRFGIMNTDQGHRIIEFEEKPAEPKSNLASMGIYIFTWPTLRRYLVEDQAKERKLEDFGHDVIPAYLANGEDCFAYSFNGYWKDVGTIESLWEANMEMIDPNHPLNQTKDSWRIYSNTPISPAQFFTETANVRNSMVVDGCYVAGEVNHSILSQDVRVGMESTVKDSVIMSDVTIGENVQIEYAIIGEGAHIADGASVIGEPDEIAVVGYNETIGGPKNDGEE; translated from the coding sequence ATGAAAAATGAAATGACAGCAATGATTCTAGCCGGAGGCCAAGGAACTCGGCTAGGTGTACTTACCAAACAAACAGCAAAGCCAGCTGTACCCTTCGGTGGTAAATACCGGATTATTGACTTTGCTTTAAGTAATTGTGCCAATTCAAATGTTAATAACGTCGGTGTGGTTACACAATATCAACCTTTAGAATTAAATAACCATATCGGGAAAGGTGATGCCTGGGGCTTAAATAGCCGTAATGGAGGAGCAACTATTCTCCAACCTTATTCAAGTTCAGACGGTGAGAAATGGTTTAAGGGAACAGCTAATGCTATTTACCAGAATATTAGCTATATCGATTCCTTGAGTCCTGAATACGTCCTGATTCTTTCCGGGGACCACATTTATAAGATGGACTACAGTAAGATGTTAGATTTCCATAAAGAAAACAATGCAAGTTTAACAGTTGGTGTTATTCCAGTCGATTATAAAGAAGCATCCCGCTTTGGTATTATGAATACGGACCAAGGTCACCGAATCATTGAATTCGAAGAGAAACCAGCCGAGCCGAAAAGTAATTTGGCTTCTATGGGTATTTATATCTTTACATGGCCAACCCTACGTCGTTATCTGGTGGAAGACCAAGCAAAAGAACGCAAACTTGAAGACTTTGGTCATGATGTAATCCCGGCTTACTTGGCGAACGGGGAAGACTGCTTTGCATACTCCTTTAATGGCTATTGGAAAGACGTTGGTACAATTGAAAGTCTTTGGGAAGCAAATATGGAAATGATTGATCCAAATCATCCATTAAATCAAACAAAGGATTCATGGAGAATCTATTCGAACACACCGATTTCTCCGGCTCAATTCTTTACCGAGACGGCAAATGTACGCAACTCAATGGTTGTTGACGGCTGCTACGTTGCAGGCGAAGTGAACCATTCCATCTTATCGCAAGATGTGCGCGTTGGTATGGAATCAACCGTTAAAGACTCTGTTATTATGTCCGACGTAACAATCGGAGAGAATGTGCAAATTGAATATGCCATTATTGGAGAAGGTGCCCACATTGCCGATGGTGCATCAGTCATTGGAGAACCAGATGAAATTGCCGTAGTAGGCTATAACGAGACGATTGGAGGTCCGAAAAACGATGGTGAAGAATAA
- the glgB gene encoding 1,4-alpha-glucan branching protein GlgB — protein sequence MSDNNLLEVLNDHIYCFNTGQHRTAYTFLGSQRQDRAGEVSYRFNVWAPNASKVFLQGDFTDWALHEMERLEGGVWTCEIPGDVRGQFYKYAVDDGQGHIEYKMDPFALRHEIAPKDASIVWDLPDFKWTDQAWYEKLSERKSQEAPMIIYEVHPSSWRRHPDGTAYTFDELADSLIPYVKEMGYTHIEFMPLMDHPLDASWGYQITGYYAVCGRYGTIEELQAFVNRAHAEGIGVFVDWVPGHFSRNANGLAYFDGTPTYEYEDGNKADNRGWGTLNFDLGKTQVRSFLISNALFWLKECHIDGIRVDAVSNMIYLDFDEGPWTPNEYGDHRKLEGIEFLKQLNTVVHAECPHAVMMAEESTNWPGVTHAVEKDGLGFDYKWNMGWMNDTLKFFEMDPLYRPSNLRLITFVFMYQYNEQFILPYSHDEVVHGKNSMLGKLPAATRYNQFADLRLVHGYMMAQPGKKLHFMGNEIGQFLEWRYYEELKWEDLNREYNSEYQHFMKTLNHLAQNSPALYELDHDPAGLTVLDADNLDEGVLSFIRHSKDPDDFLIVLCNFVPMQRDYFKVGVPYLGTYEVALNSEMEEFGGRWTSNLPVMEAEAEPMNHQPYSITLTVPSQGVLYIKPKQLHKDKPPAKTQSSSKPSKRPSKSKVVKEKKSGISGRKE from the coding sequence ATGTCTGATAATAATTTGTTAGAAGTGTTGAATGATCATATTTATTGCTTTAATACGGGGCAGCACCGAACGGCTTATACTTTCCTAGGAAGTCAAAGACAAGACCGAGCAGGAGAAGTTAGTTACCGCTTTAATGTATGGGCACCAAATGCAAGTAAAGTCTTTCTGCAAGGAGATTTTACGGATTGGGCCTTACATGAAATGGAGCGGTTGGAAGGTGGTGTTTGGACCTGCGAAATTCCAGGCGATGTCAGAGGGCAATTCTATAAGTATGCTGTGGATGACGGGCAAGGTCATATCGAATATAAGATGGACCCATTTGCCTTAAGACATGAAATAGCACCGAAAGATGCCTCTATTGTTTGGGATTTGCCTGATTTTAAATGGACTGACCAAGCTTGGTATGAAAAGCTATCTGAACGCAAAAGTCAAGAAGCGCCCATGATTATTTATGAGGTGCATCCGTCGTCCTGGCGCAGGCATCCAGATGGAACAGCATATACATTCGATGAATTAGCTGACTCACTTATTCCTTATGTGAAGGAAATGGGTTATACCCACATCGAGTTCATGCCACTGATGGATCATCCATTAGATGCCTCTTGGGGCTATCAAATTACTGGCTATTATGCTGTATGTGGCCGGTATGGGACGATTGAGGAGCTGCAAGCTTTTGTTAATCGGGCTCATGCTGAAGGAATTGGTGTTTTTGTAGACTGGGTTCCAGGTCATTTCTCAAGAAATGCGAATGGCTTAGCTTACTTTGACGGAACGCCTACCTATGAGTATGAGGATGGAAATAAGGCAGATAATCGGGGTTGGGGTACATTGAACTTTGACTTAGGTAAGACGCAAGTGCGTAGCTTCCTTATTTCAAATGCCTTGTTCTGGTTGAAGGAATGTCATATTGATGGTATTCGTGTAGATGCCGTGTCGAATATGATTTACCTTGACTTTGATGAAGGTCCTTGGACACCGAATGAATACGGCGATCATCGGAAATTAGAAGGTATTGAATTCCTGAAGCAACTTAATACCGTTGTACATGCAGAATGTCCGCATGCTGTGATGATGGCAGAAGAGAGTACGAATTGGCCAGGTGTGACACATGCAGTTGAGAAAGATGGCTTAGGTTTCGATTACAAGTGGAACATGGGCTGGATGAATGATACTTTGAAGTTCTTTGAAATGGATCCCTTGTATCGACCAAGCAATTTACGCCTGATTACTTTCGTGTTTATGTATCAATATAATGAACAATTTATTCTGCCATATTCGCACGACGAGGTTGTCCATGGCAAGAATTCGATGTTAGGTAAATTACCAGCAGCTACACGCTATAATCAATTCGCTGACTTAAGGTTAGTTCATGGCTATATGATGGCCCAGCCTGGAAAGAAATTGCATTTTATGGGGAATGAAATAGGGCAATTCTTAGAGTGGCGTTACTATGAAGAGTTGAAATGGGAAGATTTAAACCGAGAGTATAACTCTGAGTATCAACACTTCATGAAGACCTTGAACCATCTAGCCCAGAACTCCCCCGCACTTTATGAGTTAGATCATGACCCAGCAGGCTTAACGGTCCTCGATGCAGACAACTTGGATGAAGGTGTTTTAAGCTTTATCCGTCACAGTAAGGACCCAGATGATTTCTTGATTGTGTTATGTAATTTTGTGCCGATGCAAAGAGATTATTTTAAGGTTGGGGTGCCATATCTAGGAACCTATGAAGTCGCGTTAAACTCTGAAATGGAAGAATTTGGCGGTCGTTGGACGTCTAACTTGCCAGTAATGGAAGCAGAAGCCGAGCCAATGAATCACCAACCTTACTCCATAACCTTAACAGTCCCTAGTCAAGGCGTACTGTATATCAAACCTAAGCAACTTCACAAAGATAAGCCGCCTGCTAAGACACAGTCTTCAAGCAAGCCGTCGAAACGTCCCTCAAAGTCAAAGGTAGTTAAAGAAAAGAAATCAGGTATTTCAGGAAGAAAGGAGTAG
- a CDS encoding ISNCY family transposase, with amino-acid sequence MEDYLNMNEKHKYNIIKAVVNGRKSKARAEVELNLSRRQINRLILKYKQEGRKGFRHKNANRKPSTTIDRHTRKRIVQLYRSKYYDFNFTHFHEKLQEVEGEHLSESSLRNILKEVHIVSPLATRRTKRRVAKELEDKADKKGLTHHEKDTLQGVQIVENSKAHPSRPRCKYAGELLQMDASQHPWFEADENDYYLHAAIDDATGTVVGAYFAAQETLEGYYQVSHQFLTHYGIPHRILTDYRSIFSGAHAPKKGAALEEQALTQYGYACQTLGIELEATSVPQAKGRIERLFGTFQNRLLQEMRLSGIRNMDEANQFLRDYLPQFNQKFAHPIKDSINAFEKLSADTNLNQILAKFALRVIHSGHTVRYNNQVYHLYDQHGQQVYLPRKTKVMVISTRNQQLFVSHKNQLFELIEMPSHQAVSKTLDIQEAQPKPKPHIPPMSHPWKAQSYQQYLKKQEYIKKKELVEVTS; translated from the coding sequence ATGGAGGATTATCTTAACATGAATGAGAAACATAAATATAATATCATCAAGGCCGTCGTCAATGGACGGAAATCCAAAGCTCGTGCTGAAGTGGAATTAAACTTATCCAGACGACAGATCAATCGATTGATTCTTAAATACAAACAAGAGGGGCGAAAAGGCTTCAGACACAAGAATGCCAACCGCAAACCTTCTACAACCATTGACCGTCATACTCGAAAACGAATTGTTCAGCTCTATCGCTCGAAATACTATGACTTTAACTTCACGCACTTCCATGAAAAACTTCAAGAAGTTGAGGGGGAACACCTCTCTGAAAGCTCGCTGAGAAATATCTTGAAGGAAGTGCACATTGTCTCGCCTCTGGCTACCCGTCGAACTAAACGGCGTGTCGCTAAAGAGCTCGAAGACAAAGCGGACAAGAAAGGCTTAACCCATCACGAAAAAGATACCTTACAGGGGGTTCAAATCGTTGAAAACTCAAAAGCACACCCGAGTCGTCCTCGATGCAAATATGCTGGGGAACTGCTTCAAATGGATGCCTCACAGCATCCATGGTTTGAGGCGGATGAGAACGATTACTACCTCCATGCCGCCATTGATGATGCCACTGGCACGGTCGTAGGCGCTTATTTCGCGGCACAGGAGACGCTTGAAGGCTATTACCAAGTCTCACATCAATTCCTGACCCACTACGGTATTCCTCATCGCATTTTGACGGATTATCGCAGTATCTTCTCAGGGGCCCACGCACCAAAAAAGGGCGCTGCTCTTGAAGAGCAGGCCCTCACTCAATACGGATATGCTTGCCAGACACTCGGAATTGAACTGGAAGCGACCTCAGTCCCCCAAGCTAAAGGACGTATTGAACGTCTTTTCGGTACATTTCAAAACCGCTTACTTCAAGAAATGCGGTTAAGTGGTATCCGCAATATGGATGAAGCGAATCAGTTTCTAAGGGACTACCTCCCGCAGTTTAATCAAAAATTCGCTCACCCCATTAAAGATAGCATAAATGCCTTTGAAAAACTATCAGCAGACACAAATCTCAATCAGATCCTCGCTAAATTTGCCCTACGTGTCATTCACTCTGGTCATACCGTTCGATACAACAACCAAGTCTATCATCTTTACGACCAGCATGGGCAGCAAGTCTATTTGCCAAGAAAAACGAAAGTCATGGTTATTAGCACTCGTAATCAACAACTCTTTGTCTCTCATAAAAATCAACTCTTTGAGCTGATTGAAATGCCGTCACACCAAGCTGTGTCTAAAACACTGGATATTCAGGAAGCTCAACCTAAACCGAAGCCACACATTCCACCCATGTCGCATCCGTGGAAAGCTCAATCTTATCAACAATATCTAAAGAAACAAGAATACATAAAGAAAAAAGAGCTAGTTGAAGTGACATCTTGA
- a CDS encoding VOC family protein, producing the protein MAQKLLHACYRVYDLEATKKFYTEVFDFKVTNELDYPEHKFTLVYMQVPGSDFELELTYNYESEPYEIGNGFSHLALGVDDLEETYAKAQESGYEMTEIKSLPDGSVSYFFISDPDGYRLEVMENK; encoded by the coding sequence ATGGCACAGAAATTATTGCATGCTTGTTATCGTGTGTATGATTTAGAAGCGACAAAGAAATTCTATACTGAGGTATTTGATTTCAAGGTAACGAATGAATTGGATTATCCTGAGCATAAATTTACGCTGGTTTATATGCAAGTACCTGGTTCGGATTTTGAGTTGGAGTTAACGTATAACTACGAGTCAGAACCTTATGAAATTGGGAATGGCTTCAGTCACTTAGCTTTAGGTGTGGATGATTTAGAAGAAACTTATGCCAAAGCACAAGAATCTGGCTATGAGATGACTGAAATTAAGAGCTTGCCGGACGGCTCGGTTTCTTACTTCTTTATTTCAGATCCAGACGGTTACCGTTTAGAAGTTATGGAGAACAAATAA
- the cdd gene encoding cytidine deaminase, translating into MELTQKQVEVYMQEAREILHNSYSPYSNFPVGCTLLMKDGQVFHGVNVENVSFGATNCAERTAIFTAAAQGYRPHSIQAIFIAGKTEGFLPPCNICRQVLAEWADEATAVYLTREDQQIRQLSLKELIPNAFVSMDM; encoded by the coding sequence ATGGAACTAACTCAAAAGCAAGTTGAAGTATATATGCAAGAAGCGCGTGAAATTTTACATAATAGCTATAGTCCTTATTCGAATTTCCCAGTGGGATGTACGCTGCTTATGAAAGATGGCCAAGTATTTCATGGTGTGAATGTTGAGAATGTGTCTTTCGGTGCAACGAATTGTGCGGAACGAACAGCAATTTTTACCGCAGCTGCTCAAGGTTATCGCCCGCATTCCATTCAAGCAATCTTCATTGCAGGTAAGACTGAAGGCTTTCTGCCACCTTGCAATATTTGTAGGCAAGTCTTAGCTGAATGGGCTGATGAAGCGACGGCTGTATATTTAACTCGCGAAGATCAGCAAATACGGCAACTGTCACTCAAAGAGCTTATTCCGAATGCGTTTGTTTCTATGGATATGTAA
- a CDS encoding DUF368 domain-containing protein: MEQETNQGWFLRFIKGMFIGSGFIIPGVSGGALAAIFGLYEAIIRFLANITHRFWDNVKFFIPVGLGALVGIAGLSWGVSYLLGNFETIIRWFFVGAVVGTVPALWKEAGQQGRSRQDVWIMGISFVLGLIFISWMNQMTGGQVAANFFSWMLCGALIALGVLIPGLSPSNFIVILGLYQAMADGFKRFDLQVIIPIAVGGLLTVLLLSKAIEWIFDHYYSQFFHFIFGIVLASTIMIIPTDYTGFSFVQYALCALMLILGIAIGAWMSSLEERYK, encoded by the coding sequence ATGGAACAAGAAACTAATCAAGGTTGGTTCCTGCGCTTTATTAAAGGGATGTTTATTGGCTCCGGCTTTATTATTCCTGGCGTAAGCGGAGGCGCTTTAGCAGCCATCTTTGGCTTATACGAGGCAATTATTCGCTTCTTGGCTAATATTACCCACCGTTTCTGGGATAATGTTAAATTCTTTATACCTGTTGGCCTTGGGGCACTCGTTGGTATCGCCGGTCTTTCTTGGGGTGTCAGCTATCTTCTAGGGAATTTCGAGACGATTATTCGTTGGTTCTTCGTTGGAGCTGTTGTTGGAACTGTGCCTGCTCTATGGAAGGAAGCGGGGCAACAAGGACGTTCCAGGCAAGATGTTTGGATAATGGGGATTTCTTTTGTTCTTGGACTTATCTTTATTTCCTGGATGAACCAAATGACGGGTGGTCAAGTTGCGGCGAACTTCTTTTCTTGGATGCTATGCGGAGCCCTAATTGCCTTAGGTGTACTTATTCCAGGTCTCAGCCCATCAAACTTCATCGTCATTCTAGGCTTGTATCAAGCGATGGCAGACGGCTTTAAACGGTTTGATTTACAGGTTATTATCCCCATCGCTGTAGGGGGCCTTTTGACCGTTCTACTACTGTCGAAAGCAATTGAATGGATTTTCGACCACTATTATAGTCAATTCTTCCATTTCATCTTTGGGATTGTTCTAGCTTCTACAATTATGATTATTCCGACAGATTATACTGGCTTCAGCTTTGTGCAATATGCCCTATGTGCCCTGATGCTTATTTTAGGAATTGCTATAGGAGCGTGGATGTCATCTTTAGAAGAACGTTATAAGTAA
- a CDS encoding glycogen/starch/alpha-glucan phosphorylase, producing the protein MSRLENYVLKAYNKPIRECSDAELYRVLLDLVKDLGDGLPKHTTKKKLYYFSAEFLIGKLLSNNLLNLGIYDEVNNELIANGKSLLDIEEAENEPSLGNGGLGRLAACFMDSITTLGINGDGIGLNYHFGLFQQVFKHNNQLAVPDPWITEESWLNRNERRYQVKFKDYTFTSTLYDIDVFGYHHDKRNRLRLFDLESVTGDIIEEGTIHFDKSNIEENLTLFLYPDDSDHAGNLLRIYQQYFMVSNGAQLIIDEALDRGSNLRDLADYAVIQINDTHPALVIPEMVRLLTERGLSFDESVEIVRNMTAFTNHTILSEALEKWPMSDLDEVIPEIAKIIRRLDEKMKAEFPGNHAVAIIDGHGRAHMAHMAIHYGFSINGVARLHSDILKDTELRHFYDIYPDKFNNKTNGITFRRWIMDANPELADTLDSLISPEWRDTADLKPLLEYKDDKAVITKLRAVKFNNKLRLKKHLKTSQGVDINEHSIIDIQIKRIHEYKRQQMLALYIIHKYFDIKNGNVPKTPITILFGGKAANAYTIARDIIHMILTLSQIIDNDPEVSPHLKVVFVENYNVTHAQYLIPAADISEQISLASKEASGTGNMKFMLNGALTLCTMDGANVEIAERVGQENIYTFGRDSQDIVNLYATNGYNAPDYYYRDRIKPLVDFILSPGMLYLGDEERLRRLHHDISTKDYFMALIDLEEFIDVKEKMYADYEDHDNWSRRTLINIANAGYFSSDRTINDYNRDIWHLEQEHQDIKE; encoded by the coding sequence ATGAGTAGATTAGAAAACTATGTTTTGAAAGCTTATAATAAGCCTATTCGAGAGTGTTCTGACGCCGAGTTATATCGAGTATTGCTGGATTTAGTGAAAGATTTAGGGGATGGTCTTCCTAAGCATACAACTAAGAAGAAACTCTATTATTTCTCAGCTGAATTCCTTATTGGTAAATTACTTTCAAATAATTTGCTTAACTTAGGTATTTATGATGAGGTGAATAACGAGCTAATTGCCAACGGTAAGAGCTTACTAGATATTGAAGAAGCTGAAAACGAACCATCACTTGGTAATGGTGGTTTAGGTCGTTTAGCTGCTTGTTTCATGGATTCAATTACCACTTTAGGAATTAATGGTGACGGAATCGGCTTAAATTACCATTTCGGTTTGTTCCAACAAGTATTCAAGCATAACAATCAGTTAGCTGTACCGGATCCTTGGATTACCGAAGAAAGCTGGCTGAACCGCAACGAGCGTCGTTATCAAGTGAAATTCAAAGACTATACTTTCACGTCTACCTTATACGACATTGACGTATTTGGCTATCACCATGATAAACGCAACCGTTTGCGCTTATTCGACTTAGAATCCGTAACGGGAGACATTATTGAAGAAGGTACGATTCATTTTGATAAGTCCAATATCGAAGAGAACCTCACCCTCTTCTTATATCCAGATGATTCAGACCACGCAGGTAACCTTCTACGTATTTACCAACAATACTTCATGGTATCAAATGGTGCGCAATTAATTATTGATGAAGCACTGGATCGGGGAAGTAACTTGCGTGACCTTGCAGATTACGCCGTTATCCAAATTAACGATACCCACCCTGCCCTTGTTATTCCAGAGATGGTTCGCTTATTAACTGAACGTGGCTTATCTTTCGATGAATCGGTTGAAATTGTCCGTAATATGACGGCCTTTACAAACCACACCATTCTCTCAGAAGCACTTGAGAAGTGGCCAATGAGTGACTTGGATGAAGTTATTCCAGAAATCGCCAAAATTATCCGTCGATTAGACGAGAAGATGAAAGCTGAATTCCCTGGAAATCATGCGGTTGCTATTATCGATGGTCACGGCCGTGCTCACATGGCACATATGGCTATTCACTACGGCTTCAGCATTAATGGGGTAGCTCGTCTACACTCAGACATCCTTAAGGATACTGAATTGAGACATTTCTACGATATTTATCCTGATAAATTCAACAATAAGACGAATGGTATCACCTTCCGTCGTTGGATTATGGATGCTAACCCTGAGTTAGCTGATACATTAGACAGTCTAATTTCTCCGGAGTGGCGTGATACAGCTGATTTAAAACCATTATTGGAATACAAAGATGACAAAGCAGTTATCACTAAGCTTCGTGCGGTCAAATTCAATAACAAGCTACGCTTGAAGAAACACCTTAAAACTTCTCAAGGCGTAGATATCAATGAGCACTCCATCATCGACATCCAAATCAAACGGATTCATGAATACAAGCGCCAACAAATGCTTGCCCTATACATTATTCATAAATACTTCGATATTAAGAATGGAAATGTTCCGAAAACACCAATTACAATTCTCTTCGGTGGTAAGGCGGCCAATGCTTACACAATTGCCCGTGACATTATCCATATGATTCTGACCCTTTCACAAATTATCGATAACGACCCTGAAGTGAGCCCTCACTTAAAGGTGGTCTTTGTTGAAAACTACAACGTAACACATGCCCAATACCTGATTCCAGCTGCGGATATTTCTGAGCAAATTTCCCTTGCTTCAAAAGAAGCTAGTGGTACAGGCAACATGAAATTCATGTTAAACGGTGCTTTAACCTTATGTACGATGGACGGGGCAAACGTTGAAATTGCAGAACGTGTAGGCCAAGAGAATATTTACACCTTCGGACGTGACAGCCAAGACATCGTGAATCTTTATGCAACCAATGGCTATAACGCACCGGATTACTACTACCGAGACCGCATCAAACCACTCGTTGACTTCATCTTAAGCCCAGGTATGCTCTACCTCGGTGATGAAGAACGTCTACGTCGCTTACACCATGATATCTCTACCAAAGACTACTTCATGGCTTTAATCGACTTAGAAGAATTCATCGATGTAAAAGAGAAAATGTACGCCGATTACGAAGACCACGATAACTGGTCTCGCCGTACATTAATTAACATTGCTAATGCAGGTTACTTCTCTTCTGACCGCACAATCAATGATTACAACCGTGATATCTGGCACTTAGAACAAGAGCATCAAGATATTAAAGAATAG
- a CDS encoding metallophosphoesterase: MRLAFLSDLHIDRNPAMQVTDYLHACLSFCEREEIDMFVLGGDISNAYQLTQQFVRDLEQLAGIPVFYIPGNHDFWQKKDEAKHTWDIYERYVQDQHSLLKQPITLNEEWALVGHPAWYNYAVYNRARFTLAEIERGRFKLATWQDRLRLDFRQSDPEVSQYFKEELTTDIQKVHDKQIILVNHMVTIPEFTVPMPHRAFDYFNAFIATDDLDDLFVKYAIAYNFMGHVHFRGELQKKDTLYVANSLGYPKEWRKGSLLADIKDAAYIIEL; encoded by the coding sequence ATGCGTCTGGCATTTCTTTCAGATTTACATATTGATCGCAATCCGGCGATGCAAGTGACGGATTATCTGCACGCTTGCCTTAGCTTTTGTGAAAGAGAAGAGATTGATATGTTTGTGCTTGGCGGGGATATTTCGAACGCCTATCAACTTACGCAGCAGTTTGTGCGGGACTTGGAGCAGTTGGCTGGCATACCAGTGTTTTATATTCCGGGCAATCATGATTTCTGGCAAAAGAAAGATGAAGCCAAGCATACCTGGGACATATATGAGCGCTACGTTCAAGACCAACACAGCTTATTGAAGCAGCCCATTACTTTAAATGAAGAGTGGGCGCTTGTCGGCCATCCAGCTTGGTATAATTATGCCGTATACAATCGGGCGCGATTTACCTTAGCAGAGATTGAACGAGGGCGATTTAAGCTGGCCACTTGGCAGGACCGCTTGCGCCTGGATTTTCGCCAATCGGATCCGGAGGTTTCTCAATATTTCAAGGAAGAATTAACAACAGATATCCAAAAGGTGCACGATAAGCAAATTATCTTGGTCAATCATATGGTGACAATTCCGGAATTTACGGTACCGATGCCTCACCGGGCTTTTGATTACTTCAATGCCTTTATCGCAACGGACGATTTGGACGACTTATTTGTTAAGTATGCTATTGCCTATAATTTCATGGGGCATGTGCACTTTCGTGGAGAGCTGCAGAAGAAGGATACTTTATATGTTGCTAATTCTCTGGGCTATCCAAAGGAATGGCGTAAGGGGAGTTTGCTAGCAGATATTAAAGATGCAGCGTATATTATTGAACTGTAA
- a CDS encoding YebC/PmpR family DNA-binding transcriptional regulator: MAGHSKWNNIKNRKGAQDAKRGKLFQKLSREIYMAAKAGDVDPDMNPTLRLAVDKAKAANMPNDNINRAIKRASEAGAGENYDEVVYEGYGPAGVGILVYGLTDNHNRTSTNVRTAFNHNHGNLGERGSVSFQFERKGYIAIDRSQVEVDEDTMLMRVLEAGGEDLEVSDEAFEITTEPEQLAKVRDDLQQDYTLAQVELTMLPNVTIDLPEAEVEKFEQLIEALEDDDDVTEVIHNAEY; the protein is encoded by the coding sequence ATGGCAGGCCATTCAAAATGGAATAATATTAAGAATCGTAAAGGTGCTCAAGATGCTAAGCGTGGGAAGCTGTTCCAGAAATTGTCGCGGGAAATTTACATGGCAGCAAAAGCGGGGGACGTCGATCCAGATATGAATCCGACCTTGCGTTTAGCCGTTGATAAGGCTAAAGCAGCTAATATGCCTAATGATAATATAAATCGTGCTATCAAACGGGCATCTGAAGCAGGTGCAGGGGAAAACTATGATGAAGTGGTCTATGAAGGCTATGGCCCTGCTGGTGTGGGTATATTAGTCTATGGCTTAACCGATAACCATAATCGAACGAGTACGAATGTGCGTACAGCTTTTAATCATAATCACGGAAACTTAGGTGAGCGCGGATCTGTTTCCTTCCAATTCGAGCGCAAGGGCTATATTGCCATAGATCGTTCGCAAGTTGAGGTGGATGAGGATACTATGCTCATGCGCGTGCTAGAAGCAGGGGGCGAGGACTTAGAAGTATCTGATGAAGCTTTTGAAATTACAACCGAGCCCGAGCAATTGGCGAAAGTGCGGGATGATTTGCAACAAGATTATACTTTAGCTCAAGTTGAGTTGACAATGTTACCGAATGTGACGATTGACTTGCCTGAAGCTGAGGTTGAGAAGTTCGAGCAGTTAATCGAGGCCTTGGAAGACGATGATGATGTAACCGAAGTTATCCATAACGCAGAGTATTAG
- a CDS encoding SOS response-associated peptidase: MCGQYSLNISSQQLSERFDAQIHEELTWREETVYPGETLPVVLPNHVLYPVQWGLKPYYSKQLIFNARLETVTEKPTFQKPFAQKRCLVPATSYYEFQSVADQTGKQRWRLSLPDDEVFAMAGICERYSDGQGGTYLTYAIITREASKEVAPIHHRMPLILPQAKWQSYLTFDGNSRKLQQALLQLTPPTLIMQQV, from the coding sequence ATGTGTGGGCAATATTCTTTAAATATATCTAGTCAACAACTTAGTGAACGATTCGACGCGCAGATTCATGAAGAACTGACGTGGCGGGAAGAGACGGTATATCCGGGTGAAACTTTACCGGTTGTCCTGCCTAATCATGTGTTGTACCCTGTACAATGGGGGTTGAAGCCGTATTACAGTAAGCAATTGATCTTTAATGCACGTTTAGAAACTGTGACAGAAAAGCCCACCTTCCAAAAGCCATTTGCCCAAAAGCGGTGCCTAGTCCCAGCAACTAGTTACTATGAATTTCAATCGGTGGCTGACCAGACAGGGAAACAACGCTGGAGATTGTCCTTGCCTGATGATGAGGTGTTTGCGATGGCGGGCATTTGTGAACGCTATAGCGATGGACAGGGTGGGACATACCTCACTTATGCGATTATCACACGGGAGGCCAGTAAAGAAGTAGCGCCGATTCATCACCGCATGCCACTGATTCTCCCTCAAGCTAAGTGGCAAAGTTATTTAACCTTTGATGGGAATTCACGTAAGTTACAGCAAGCCTTACTTCAGCTGACACCACCAACTCTCATCATGCAACAAGTTTAG